The following coding sequences lie in one Zingiber officinale cultivar Zhangliang chromosome 2B, Zo_v1.1, whole genome shotgun sequence genomic window:
- the LOC122047381 gene encoding zinc finger protein CONSTANS-LIKE 4-like encodes MTTKIDRRMGSKQCELCDRPAMMRCESDQASLCWECDAKVHGANFLVARHSRCLLCRSCQSPTPWWAEGARLGHTVSVCERCAAEEGAEDCDRGGGGGGGSGAGRAGEEGEGEELARELVEDEEVVDERDEGQEEQEGDDDDDDGENQVVPWSLTPPPAVASSSSGGEEEQQQSPAANRGGSLKRMRENADLTVAQEDRIVRSSSHPSYLASGPAPAFSAVDEVATSFPSALLRPPRLLGLEEIQPSPASRRLRRAGSTSHHSPSFRS; translated from the exons ATGACGACGAAGATCGATCGACGAATGGGGTCGAAGCAATGCGAGCTTTGCGATCGGCCGGCGATGATGCGCTGCGAGTCCGACCAAGCGAGTTTGTGCTGGGAGTGCGACGCCAAGGTGCACGGAGCCAACTTCCTGGTGGCGCGCCACTCCCGGTGCCTCCTCTGCAGGAGCTGCCAGTCACCCACGCCGTGGTGGGCGGAAGGCGCCAGGCTGGGGCACACGGTCTCCGTATGCGAACGATGCGCCGCGGAGGAGGGCGCGGAGGACTGCGAtcgaggaggtggaggtggaggtggcagCGGCGCCGGGCGAGCTGGCGAGGAGGGAGAGGGGGAAGAGCTAGCAAGAGAGTTGGTAGAGGATGAAGAGGTTGTTGACGAGCGAGATGAGgggcaagaagaacaagaaggagacgacgacgacgacgacggagAGAACCAGGTGGTGCCGTGGTCGCTGACGCCCCCGCCGGCGGTGGCGAGCTCCTCGAGCGGcggggaggaggagcagcagcaAAGCCCGGCGGCGAATCGCGGTGGCTCCTTGAAGCGGATGCGGGAGAATGCTGATCTCACCGTCGCACAG GAAGACCGCATCGTCCGCTCCTCGTCCCATCCGAGCTACCTCGCCTCCGGCCCAGCTCCGGCTTTCTCAGCCGTGGACGAGGTGGCTACCTCCTTCCCCTCTGCCCTCCTCCGCCCTCCGCGCCTCTTAGGATTGGAAGAGATTCAACCTTCTCCGGCCAGCCGCCGTCTCCGCCGCGCTGGAAGCACGTCGCACCACTCGCCTTCCTTCCGATCTTAG